The DNA window ACGTGGTCGGCGACGTCTCGGCCCACTTGGGGTTGACGGTCTTGAACCACGGCACGTTCACGCCGTTGACGTTGCGCGAGATCATGTCGACCGGGCTGACGCCGTCGGCACCGAACTCCCGCGCCCAGCGGGCTTGCACCGACTCGATGCCGCCGGCCTTCTCGTCGCCGAGCGCCAGGCCCATGAAGTCGGTCCCCAGCCCGAACGTTCCGTCCGGGAAGGCCTCCAGGTAGGTCTCGCGGCCGTAGACGTACGTGCCGGTGTAGGTCAGGTCCGGCCGTGTGGTGGTGCGGGTCTCGACGGTGCCGAACGTGTCCTTGAGGTACGCGTTGGTCTGGAGCGCCTTCATCGTGGCCTCGGAGAACAGGCCGTAGGTGTGGTTGAGGTAGACGGGCGCGTTGCCCGCCTCGCTCTCTGGGGCGGCCGACGCTGTCGCCGGGATCGCCGTGGCGAGCGCGACGATCGGAAGTGCGATCAGCGCGACTCGGCGAATCAAGCTCAACATGCTGGCGAACCTAGCGGCGGGTTCCGCTTAGCGTGGGGTGCCAATCGATTTGGCCAGGTAGGTACCACTCTCGGTCACTCGTTCGACGATCTCTGTCACGTTGTGGTGGGCGATTGCGCCTGCCTGCTTGACGATTCTTCCGGCGACGAGAACGGTGTCGACAGCGCTGCGGTCAGCGTTCATCACGATGGCTGCCACTGGGTCGTGGAGTGGGGCCATCGAGAGCGTGTCCGTACGCAGCACCATCAGATCCGCCTGCATGCCTGGGCGGAGGGCGCCGACTCGATCGGCGAGTCCCGCCGCTTCGGCGCCGCCGGTGGTGGCCATCCGGAGGATCTGCGCGCTGGTGATGCTGGTCTTCGCGCGTTCGAGCGAGTAGGCCACGCGCATCACGCTGAACATGTCGGTCGACGTACTGGTCATCGCGTCCACTGCCAAGCCGGTGTTGACACCCGCGGCCAGAGCGCGGCCGGTGATCGGTTGGCCGTGTCCCATCTGGGCTTCGACGATCGGGGCGATCGAGAGGCCGCCGCCCGAGTCGGCGACGGTTTGGAGGGCCTTGTCGGTGAACTGGTTCGCGTGCGCGTACAGGATGTCCGGGCCCAGCAGGTCCTCGTCGCGCAGGAAGTCGATCAGGTCGTCGCCGTGGGCGTGCACGCTGATCGGTACGCCGAGCTCACGCGCGAGCTGCCACTCGGCACGGGCCACCTCTGGGCTGGAGAAGCCTGGCCCACGGGCCGCGATGATCAGGGTCACGAGTGGGTCGTCGAGCGTGGCGTGGACGCGCCGAATGTCTGTGGGCATGGGAGTGGAGGCCGCGTCTGGGCCGGCGAGCGACGGCGATCCGTACCCGAACTGCGCGCGGATGCCGGACGCGCGCAGGGCGTCGATCGCCGCGTCGGTGTGCTCGGGCGTGAGCTGCAGGTGGGACCAGTCGACGAGTGTGGTGATGCCGCTGTCCAGCGCCTCGACCGCGCCGGCGAGCGTGGCGGCGTGAATGTCCTGCGGGCGGTAGTTCGGGGCGATGGTGTTGAGGATGCGCTGTAGGTAGCCGCCGAGGGTGTCGTCGGGGTCGATCATCCGGATCGCGGCCTGCCAGGTGTGCCGGTGGGTGTCGACGAAGCCGGGTAGGACGATCCGGTGGGTGGCGTCGATGACGGTCACGTCCGAGCCGACGGCGAGGTCGGGGCCGATCTCGGCGATCCGCGTCCCGTCGACGAGCAGGTCCGCCCGACGCGGCCGGGTCGGGTCTTCAGCCGGGTCGACGAGCAGGCCGTTCTTCAGCAGCAGAGATGTCATGGCGGAAACCTTAGCCAAAAGCTTTTCGGAAAGCTATTTCGAAAGCTATCTGCTGAGCAAAGTAAGCTGGAAGCATGACGCGGCAGGGCGGCGACGAGGTGGACGAGCTGGTGGCGGCTTGGCAGCGGGAGCTGCCCGAGCTGGCCACGGCGGAGTTGGAGCTGGCCAAGCGGGCGGCCAAGCTGAGCGCGATCCTGGGGGGTGCTTCGAAGGACGTGATCAGCGACCACGGCCTGACGTGGGCGGAGTTCGACGTGCTGGCCACCCTGCGCCGCTCGGGCCCCCCGTACCAACTGCGACCGAGCGCCCTGACGCGCTCGCTGCTGTTCACCTCGGGCGGGATCAGCAACGTGCTCCAGCGCCTCGAAGCAGCCGGCCTCGTCGAGCGCGGCGAGGACTCTTCCGACGCCCGCTCCCGATGGGTGCAGCTGACCATGAAGGGGCAGCAGGAAGCGGAAGCAGTCCTCCGGGCCTCGGCCGAAGCCCAAGATGACGTCCTGATGGAGGTCCCGCCCTCAGTCCTCAGATCAGCCGCCGACGCCCTCCGCGAAGTCCTCCTCGCCCTCCGCCCCCCACCCCGCCCCCGCTAACCACCAGCCTGGCCGTGGTCCTCCATCTCCGAGGGCCTCGACCGGCCAAGACCGGCAGCGCCACCGACCATCCCGCCCCTCAGCCCGGCGCGGAGTCCTTCTGCGATCCGGTCACCGTGTCGCGTTCGTTCACCGCGGCAGAGTATGAATGGTTCACATGCATCCATTGCGCTTCGGACTGAAGCTGTCGCAGCACGCGACGATCGAGGAGTACCGGGAGTTCTGGCAGATCGCCGATGACGCGGGCTTCGACCACACCTGGGTCATGGACCACCTCGCGACCATCGGCGGCCCCGAGACCGGGATCATCCACGAGGGTTGGGAACTGCTCGCGGCGATGGCGGTGACCACGTCGCGTACGCGGATCGGCTGCATGGTGACCGGCAACACGTACCGGCACCCGGGCGTCCTTGCCAAGATCGCCACCACCGTCGACCACCTGTCCGGCGGCCGGCTGGAGTTCGGGCTCGGTGCCGCATGGGCGGAGATCGAGCACACGATGTTCGGCCTGCAGTTCAACACGATCGGCGAGCGGATGGACCGCTTCGAGGAGGCCCTGCAGATCATCCGGTCGCTCTGGACCGAGGAACGCACCACGTTCGACGGCCGGCACTACCAGCTCAAGGAAGCGATCGCGAACCCCAAACCAGTGCAGAAGCCGTACCCGCCGATCTGGATCGGCGGCAGCGGCCGCAAGCGCACGTTGCGGCTGACGGCGGAGTACGCGGACGCGTGGAACGTCGCCGGAGCGCCCGACGACGCCACTGCCCGCGAGCTGCACGAGGTCCTCGACCGGCACTGCGAGGACGTCGGCCGCGACCCGGCGTCGATCCGGCGCACGACGCAGTACCGCCCGGGCGCCGACGCGGACGAGGCGATCCGCGACACCGAACGCCTGATCGGGCTCGGCTTCACCGAGGTCGTGTACGTCGTCGCGCAGCCGGACGCCGTACGGAACGCCGAAGCGGCCGCCAAGCTCCTCCCTCGCCTGCGCGAGCTCGGCGCCTAGAGCAGATTCGCCCGCACCAACGCGCGAGCCGCGTCGGGGTAGTCGTCGGCGAGCAGGCCGGCGGCGGCGAGGACGTAGTGCTTGTCGACGGTCCGGCGGGGGGTCTCCGGCAGGAGCCAGCCACCGCCGGTCTCGTCGGCCAGCGCGCCCTCGAGAACCCGTTCGGCGAGGTCCGCTCCGCCGTGCCGCAGCAGGCCGCCCGAGCCGACGAGGACCGCCAAGCCACGCAGGTCCTTGCCCGTGCGTTCGACCACCCGGCCCGCGGGCGTCGTCACGACCTGCGAACGGCCGGCGTGGCGGCGCAGCGCGACGGTGATCGCGGTCTTCGCGAGGAGCTCGTCGATCGCGAGGTCCTCCCCGGTCGTCGCGACGAAGGCCGGATCGTCCGTACGTTGCTTGACCGCGGCGTCCATCGGGTCGTCGAGCAGACCCTCGCGCTGGCCGGCGGCGACGATGCCCGCGGCGTTCCAGCGCAGGCCGAGGTCGCCCTCGACGGTACGGCTCACCGGCAGCGTCGCGACGACCTCGCGCGACAGCTCCGACGCTTCGGGGTCGACGGCGAGAACCGAGTGCACGTCGGTCGTCGCTCCCCCGACATCCACCACGGCGACGTCACCCGAGCCGGCCGACGCGAGGACCTCGACGCCGCGGAGGACGAGGTCCGGCGTGGCGCCGCGCACGATCGCGGCGAACTCGTCCCGGCGGGAGAGCTCCTTGCCGCCGATCACGTGCCGGACGAACACCTCGCGAATCGCTGCTCGAGCCGACTCCGGCTTCACGACGCCGATCTCCGGCAGCACGTTGCCGGCAGGTACGTACGCCACGCTCGCGGCCTCGAACAGCGCGGCGATCTCGTCGCGCAGCTCCACGTTGCCCGCCACCGCGATCGGAAGCGCAATGCGGGCTTGCGCGAGGAGATTCGCGTTCGTACGAAGGACTTTCGTGTTCCCGCCGTCCGTGCCGCCGACGAGCAGAATGATGTCCGGCCGCGCCGTCAACATCTCGTTGACATCGACCTCGCCGGACGCGACGTGCACGACCAGACCGCCCGACGACATCGCGACCCGGCGACCGGCCTCGCTCGTGACGAGCTCCTCGTTCCCGACGACAGCGATGCGCAACCCACCGCCAGCGCTCGAGCAGGCCCGTACCTCGTCGACCGGACCGACCGTGGCGCGGATCGCGTCCAGCGCCTCCATCAGATCGGTGCCGATCGTCGTCGGATGGCTCGCCGTCGCCAGCAGCGCGCCGGACTCGGCGTCGACGAGCACAGCCTTGGTGAACGTCGAGCCGAAGTCGACGCAGAGGATCCGCACGCTGGACAGCCTACGTGCGCCCCTGCGCCGCCCATGCCCGCGCGGTCAGCGCGATCTCGCCCTTGGGCAGTGCTGCGCGCAGCCGTTCGCGAATCGCCACCTGCTGGTACTCGTCGAGCCGGTCGAAGTACGCCGGCGCCGCGCCCTGTCCGCCGAGGAACGGCTGCCAGTAGTCGTCGAAGTCGGCGAAGACGGTAGGAATCTCGATCCCCTCGACCTTGACATCTGCCAACCCCGCTTGGGAGAACAGCGCGGTCAACCCGCCGGGACGGCAGACCGGGAAGCGCGGCCCCTCGTCGAGCTCCAGCGCGTTCTCGTCCACGGTGATCGCCGCGTCCCAGAACAGCCGCATCATCTCCATGCCCTCGGCGTAGGCCCAGACGTACACGCCTATGTATCCACCAGGCTTGGCGATTCGCCGCATCTCGGTCATGGCGCGCTCGTAGTCGGGGACGAAGTTGAGCATGAGCCCGCCGACAACGCGGTCGAACTCACTATCGCCTGCCGGGATGTCCGTCGCGCTCCCCACCCGACCCTCGAACGGCCCGTCCGCGTTCCGGATGGCCACGCCCAGGAACCCCTCGGACGGGTCGACACCCACCACCCGCACAGGCTGCCGAGTGGCGAGGATCGCGTGCGACAGCGCACCCGTCCCGCAACCCACGTCACACCAGGCCGCGCCCGGCGCATCGGGCAACCAGTCGAGGAACTTCGGAGCAACCTGCCGACTCCACCGTCCGACGTACCGCTCATACGGCCCGCCGTCCGTCCACACCTCAGTCATCGTGCTTATCTCCTGAACCCCGCCCGGAGCCAGTATCCCGCCCACCCACCCCCGGCGGACACGTTTCGCTGGCGAACGGCGGGCGCCTCTGGGAATGTGGGCGTGTGACGCGGA is part of the Tenggerimyces flavus genome and encodes:
- a CDS encoding DUF5829 family protein, whose product is MLSLIRRVALIALPIVALATAIPATASAAPESEAGNAPVYLNHTYGLFSEATMKALQTNAYLKDTFGTVETRTTTRPDLTYTGTYVYGRETYLEAFPDGTFGLGTDFMGLALGDEKAGGIESVQARWAREFGADGVSPVDMISRNVNGVNVPWFKTVNPKWAETSPTTFVWNMEYVPDAGKDTPRNRREGLVTKYDPSKLVENIQAVVYGLSDSDRANFRRTLAAVGWRIVNTGDGFTAFTPIDNGTSRVIHVTPAKPGRQGLLGLVWKLNRTPARHVEQLGDAVLEVGVHRLPFATLWFVPPTAADQAAVIPTR
- a CDS encoding class I SAM-dependent methyltransferase; this encodes MTEVWTDGGPYERYVGRWSRQVAPKFLDWLPDAPGAAWCDVGCGTGALSHAILATRQPVRVVGVDPSEGFLGVAIRNADGPFEGRVGSATDIPAGDSEFDRVVGGLMLNFVPDYERAMTEMRRIAKPGGYIGVYVWAYAEGMEMMRLFWDAAITVDENALELDEGPRFPVCRPGGLTALFSQAGLADVKVEGIEIPTVFADFDDYWQPFLGGQGAAPAYFDRLDEYQQVAIRERLRAALPKGEIALTARAWAAQGRT
- a CDS encoding glutamate mutase L; translation: MRILCVDFGSTFTKAVLVDAESGALLATASHPTTIGTDLMEALDAIRATVGPVDEVRACSSAGGGLRIAVVGNEELVTSEAGRRVAMSSGGLVVHVASGEVDVNEMLTARPDIILLVGGTDGGNTKVLRTNANLLAQARIALPIAVAGNVELRDEIAALFEAASVAYVPAGNVLPEIGVVKPESARAAIREVFVRHVIGGKELSRRDEFAAIVRGATPDLVLRGVEVLASAGSGDVAVVDVGGATTDVHSVLAVDPEASELSREVVATLPVSRTVEGDLGLRWNAAGIVAAGQREGLLDDPMDAAVKQRTDDPAFVATTGEDLAIDELLAKTAITVALRRHAGRSQVVTTPAGRVVERTGKDLRGLAVLVGSGGLLRHGGADLAERVLEGALADETGGGWLLPETPRRTVDKHYVLAAAGLLADDYPDAARALVRANLL
- a CDS encoding amidohydrolase family protein; this translates as MTSLLLKNGLLVDPAEDPTRPRRADLLVDGTRIAEIGPDLAVGSDVTVIDATHRIVLPGFVDTHRHTWQAAIRMIDPDDTLGGYLQRILNTIAPNYRPQDIHAATLAGAVEALDSGITTLVDWSHLQLTPEHTDAAIDALRASGIRAQFGYGSPSLAGPDAASTPMPTDIRRVHATLDDPLVTLIIAARGPGFSSPEVARAEWQLARELGVPISVHAHGDDLIDFLRDEDLLGPDILYAHANQFTDKALQTVADSGGGLSIAPIVEAQMGHGQPITGRALAAGVNTGLAVDAMTSTSTDMFSVMRVAYSLERAKTSITSAQILRMATTGGAEAAGLADRVGALRPGMQADLMVLRTDTLSMAPLHDPVAAIVMNADRSAVDTVLVAGRIVKQAGAIAHHNVTEIVERVTESGTYLAKSIGTPR
- a CDS encoding MarR family winged helix-turn-helix transcriptional regulator, whose translation is MTRQGGDEVDELVAAWQRELPELATAELELAKRAAKLSAILGGASKDVISDHGLTWAEFDVLATLRRSGPPYQLRPSALTRSLLFTSGGISNVLQRLEAAGLVERGEDSSDARSRWVQLTMKGQQEAEAVLRASAEAQDDVLMEVPPSVLRSAADALREVLLALRPPPRPR
- a CDS encoding LLM class F420-dependent oxidoreductase; the protein is MHPLRFGLKLSQHATIEEYREFWQIADDAGFDHTWVMDHLATIGGPETGIIHEGWELLAAMAVTTSRTRIGCMVTGNTYRHPGVLAKIATTVDHLSGGRLEFGLGAAWAEIEHTMFGLQFNTIGERMDRFEEALQIIRSLWTEERTTFDGRHYQLKEAIANPKPVQKPYPPIWIGGSGRKRTLRLTAEYADAWNVAGAPDDATARELHEVLDRHCEDVGRDPASIRRTTQYRPGADADEAIRDTERLIGLGFTEVVYVVAQPDAVRNAEAAAKLLPRLRELGA